The DNA segment CCAAAGAAGAAGGCCAATAGGGCCAAGGCCAAGAACAGGAGTGTCCCTTTGGAAGAGGCACCACCTTCTGCCGATGTCTCTGAAGTCGcggctaagaagaagaagaaaaaggagagcAAGAAAAGGTCTCGTGAAGAGACTTCTGTTGGGGCTATGGAGACTCCAACTGCCGCAGGGAATGATGGTGCGGAAAGAAACGATCCAGCCGATTCTACTCGGGGATCGCCTGAGGAGCGTCCCAAGaagaaactgaagaagaaaACAGCGGAAGGCGATGGGACTTCTGCTCCCGAGATTCCTTCTAGAAGTGGGGAACCGGCTACTGAAGTCGGAGATGGCTCATGGGATGGATCTCCGTCGAGTAAGGGAGCCCCTTCGTCTTCTGCGAGGGAGACTTGTGCGGGAAGCGGAGGTTCGCTTCTGCGGAAGGCGGGAGGAGGAGTTCGCTTCCCGGATCGCGTAGAATTCCTTTACGACGAGGCAACTCCGTTGGTTCTGAATCCACTTCCATGTGCTGAACTGACTCGTCAGATTCGTGGCGGGACCAGAGAGTTGCCGCCGGTCGACGACTTATACTTCAAAAAGGAGTACATTGACGCGGCTATGGCGGGCAGACGGGTAAACTCGTTTTCCCTTTATTTCCCTTTctctttcttaaaaaaattttctaagtcttttttgcTTCACGCAGAGTGACGGGAGCATGAATTATCTCGTGGAGAAGTACGACAGCACTTTGAAGCAGACGATGGTCCAGCTGGGCGCCTCGGATAAACTCGCACGGACCAGATTGGGCGTGATCGAGAGGTTACGCGCCGAGAACAAAAAGGCCAGCGACAAAGCGGCCAAAGAGAAAGAGGTCCTCCGAGTTAAGTTCGAGGAATTAGAAGACAAGCTGAAGTCTGACCGTCTTGCGAAGAAGAACGCTCTCCGCGAGAAAACTCGCTTAGAGCGATTGGTCGCTTCCCTTGAGAAGGAGAAGGCTGAGCTCGAGGGAGAGAGGGACGCTGTCGTCGGGACGCTGGTCAAAGAGAGGCAACGCCTGAGGGATTCCAGGGTTCAGGAGGTTACCCGCGAGAGGATCAAGGTCCAAACGGCTATGGCGGACAAGTCTACTCGCTGTATCGGTAAGATGAAGGGCTATCTGAATCGCCTTATCGCGCGAGAGAAGGCCAAGAACTTATATGGGCAGGCTTCAGGAACCAAAAAATGCCTTGAGATGATTAAAGATAGCGGGATCGCGATTCCGCCGAGTATGATCAACATCTTCTCGGAGCAGGAGAAGATGTATGAGGCTGAAGTCGCCAATCTTTACCTCGAGCCGTTCTCTGAGGATGATTATGCTCTCTCTCCTCTCAGCCTCCCTTCTCGATTTGTGAATGAAGAGCTCATGGGGGTACTCGACCCGTATGGATCAAATGTTGGTCTGATTGGCCACGAATCAGCCTCCCAGTTGATCACTTCCCGCGAGGCGACTGAAGATCCAGTCGATGAGCCGATGGTAGACATTACTTCTGCTTTGTCGGAGCGTATCGTCGTTCCCGAAGGAACTACCATCGAAGAGCGCCCCGACGGGAGCGATCCCGAGGAGACCGGGGAAGCGATTCAAACGGATACGGGGGATGTAGCCGCTGAAGATCCGGTCTTGGTTTCTTCATCTGAGGAGCGGGAAGAGGACGGAGTGGGCGTGGAGGAGAACGGGTCATCGCCGGCGCTTGTTGAAGAGATGGTCCCGAACCTGCCAGTTCCAGACCCTTCTGCTCAGGTTGAAGGCCTTGGCGATCAAGTCGTTGAAGAAGAAACGATCGAAGCGCTTGACCCGAGTAGGGATGACCAAGACGTCGTCGTCTGATCTTGTTGTATGCTATATTTAGGATGTTTTCATCGGTGGTCTTGACAGACCTTGTTGTTGTACTTTAAAACTCTTTCTACTTTGTGTTTCTTGTCAGTATTTGCAACCCCTAAGCGATTTTACTTATCTGTTGTGTTTTGAAACATCAGATTTTCATATTCTTAATTTTTGCAAATAGACAAGTGATGAACCGGTAATTGGTTTTACTCGGCTGTCATCATGTTTCGTTTTGGAGTTGTCCAAAAGTCGATAACAAAGAATTGAGTATAAGAGTGAAAGGTCCTTCTGTCCGTTTCCTCAGTGACAATTAAGCAACCGGGTAGCTAGGCCGTTACATTTTAGTCGAGAAAAGGCAAAGATTCACTCTGTTTAGTCGGTTCAATGCTTAGGCATAGGTGAACCGTGACTGTTAAGGTCCTGGAGCCAagtgtctgatcaggacatagcTGCGAGCAAAGGAGTGTGAGTGTCCGCGTATCCTCTGCTGGAGGCACGGGAACCACGATGTGAAAGTCATTGTTTATTCAATTGAGACCTAGGTAAGGTTTTGACTTTGTTTTTGTTACAGCTGGACCTgttaaggctgcctacgtacctcggTTGAGGATCAAGCCATTCGTAGTTCGTTTTTCCCGAGTAAAAGTGACTGTGAGTGGCGCATTTACTCGGTCGAGTAGAAGTGACTACGGGGGTGCatctactctgttttttttgttacagcTGGACCTgttaaggctgcctacgtacctcggttgaggatcaagccatccGTAGTTCGTTTTTCTCCCGAGTAAAAGTGGCCGTGAGGGGCGCATTTACTCGGTCGAGTAGAA comes from the Brassica rapa cultivar Chiifu-401-42 chromosome A01, CAAS_Brap_v3.01, whole genome shotgun sequence genome and includes:
- the LOC117128883 gene encoding meiosis-specific protein ASY2-like translates to MASRSRLSREEKGKDIATSPSPARDADGGPLEDFDIIHRDALRDTENMSLSQRLLVADAHRQFREEIEENVEGEDREASGSEAPSLVVRPRRRARRRGRIDQSGRLPAPRSVPFYEVDCRPVIYHPGGIFEELPSLPPEALRDPRVQSWGNVFSSCSSNETVKRLLRESGGAGVTFLIPSIDQRPWSPPVGYQCVYESYFKDQTKLWFPIPRLITSYAFRRDIAISQLLNGSLRIAVMLMVMAAEMDVSMSVRVFEELTFTKAEPNGIFSVKMRASYNVLTGHPNKTQDWQRAYFFIKSDEHAFEEPPGDDYRVLWNQQLVRHPNTIAYPEKFFETAQLIATHSHLRWPDLSREWIRRQQARIARVYWESRLPCVLGPRKSRLSLFTRKQQKLLNQARKMEGVPDLSALLKGKLQMLSTKSSSAGASEVRPVPTDGDVNSEPPAQSSPKKKANRAKAKNRSVPLEEAPPSADVSEVAAKKKKKKESKKRSREETSVGAMETPTAAGNDGAERNDPADSTRGSPEERPKKKLKKKTAEGDGTSAPEIPSRSGEPATEVGDGSWDGSPSSKGAPSSSARETCAGSGGSLLRKAGGGVRFPDRVEFLYDEATPLVLNPLPCAELTRQIRGGTRELPPVDDLYFKKEYIDAAMAGRRSDGSMNYLVEKYDSTLKQTMVQLGASDKLARTRLGVIERLRAENKKASDKAAKEKEVLRVKFEELEDKLKSDRLAKKNALREKTRLERLVASLEKEKAELEGERDAVVGTLVKERQRLRDSRVQEVTRERIKVQTAMADKSTRCIGKMKGYLNRLIAREKAKNLYGQASGTKKCLEMIKDSGIAIPPSMINIFSEQEKMYEAEVANLYLEPFSEDDYALSPLSLPSRFVNEELMGVLDPYGSNVGLIGHESASQLITSREATEDPVDEPMVDITSALSERIVVPEGTTIEERPDGSDPEETGEAIQTDTGDVAAEDPVLVSSSEEREEDGVGVEENGSSPALVEEMVPNLPVPDPSAQVEGLGDQVVEEETIEALDPSRDDQDVVV